One genomic region from Muriicola soli encodes:
- the lpxD gene encoding UDP-3-O-(3-hydroxymyristoyl)glucosamine N-acyltransferase: MQQLTVKEINTLVNGEVVGEYTGTITGLERIDKAGVGELTFIGNLKFSKKWDTSEASVAIVYEGIKIDPGAGKAFIKVKNPDLAMAQVLEVYLPDSPHFETDIHPTAVIDESARVGKGCRIGANTYVGKGVILGEGVTLYPNVSVFDHTSIGDHTTVWSGTVIRERSEIGKHCIFHANVSIGADGFGYRPSEQGLTKIPHIGHVVIGNHVEIGANSCVDRGKFSATVLGDGCKIDNLVQIGHNSVLGRFCIMAGNSGLAGSVTLGDGVVIGGSASIKDHTTIHSGATVGAGSGVMNDVGPGKTVVGYPACDSRDMLKQWVALRKLGKS; the protein is encoded by the coding sequence ATGCAACAACTTACGGTTAAAGAGATCAATACGCTTGTCAACGGAGAAGTAGTAGGCGAGTACACAGGCACCATCACCGGACTTGAACGGATAGATAAAGCCGGAGTAGGGGAGCTGACCTTTATCGGAAACCTTAAGTTTAGTAAAAAATGGGATACCTCCGAGGCCAGTGTGGCCATCGTTTATGAAGGCATAAAAATTGATCCCGGAGCAGGGAAAGCCTTTATAAAAGTAAAAAATCCCGATCTGGCGATGGCCCAGGTTTTGGAGGTCTATTTGCCGGACTCACCCCATTTTGAAACTGACATCCATCCAACCGCAGTGATTGATGAGTCGGCCCGAGTTGGTAAAGGCTGCCGCATAGGCGCCAATACTTACGTAGGTAAAGGAGTGATCCTCGGAGAAGGGGTAACGCTCTATCCCAATGTATCGGTATTTGACCATACCAGCATCGGAGACCACACCACTGTATGGTCCGGAACGGTGATCCGGGAGAGAAGTGAAATAGGGAAGCATTGTATTTTCCATGCCAATGTGAGCATAGGTGCCGATGGTTTTGGGTACCGACCCAGTGAGCAAGGGCTGACAAAAATTCCGCATATAGGTCATGTTGTAATCGGAAACCATGTGGAGATCGGGGCGAATTCCTGTGTAGACCGCGGTAAATTTAGTGCTACGGTATTGGGAGATGGCTGTAAGATTGACAATCTGGTGCAAATCGGCCATAATTCTGTGCTGGGCAGGTTTTGTATTATGGCCGGGAACAGTGGCCTGGCAGGCTCTGTGACGCTGGGCGATGGGGTGGTGATAGGAGGCAGTGCTTCCATTAAGGACCATACCACCATCCATTCCGGAGCCACGGTAGGGGCAGGATCCGGGGTCATGAACGATGTGGGCCCCGGTAAAACAGTGGTGGGTTATCCGGCCTGTGATTCCCGGGATATGCTGAAACAATGGGTGGCTCTTCGCAAACTGGGGAAGTCGTAA
- a CDS encoding EamA family transporter — protein METKKQFPLIIAAFFAIYVIWGSTYLLNKIAVSELPPFLLAGIRFFTASILVFIIAALMGKSLRISLNQLKNTALAGFLFLSFGNGVVVWALKYVDSNFAALEISAQPLIVLLMMWILQGKKIQPMSLVGVGLGIIGIYLLINQDIVIEQENAWLGIGLIFLAMLAWAYGSLFVQGADFPRNYFVNTGYQMFTGGIMLGLMSLAFGEGWSNPLNWQPSTHWAMLLLIIFGSIVAFTSFNFLLKKVSPEKVATNTYVNPIVAMILGAYFLAEPITTQSIIAAFILLTGVYFINTKKKLVLLGRFRK, from the coding sequence ATGGAAACAAAAAAGCAATTTCCTTTAATCATTGCAGCCTTCTTTGCCATCTATGTGATTTGGGGCTCTACCTACCTGCTGAACAAAATAGCAGTCTCCGAATTACCTCCTTTTTTACTCGCAGGCATTCGTTTTTTTACGGCCAGTATTCTCGTTTTTATCATTGCGGCCCTGATGGGAAAGTCGCTGAGGATCTCATTAAATCAATTGAAGAATACCGCACTTGCCGGATTCCTTTTTTTAAGCTTTGGGAATGGGGTAGTGGTCTGGGCCCTGAAATACGTCGATAGTAATTTCGCAGCCCTTGAAATATCAGCCCAGCCGCTAATCGTCCTTTTGATGATGTGGATACTGCAGGGCAAAAAAATACAACCCATGTCACTGGTGGGGGTGGGATTAGGCATTATTGGGATCTACTTGTTAATCAACCAGGATATCGTCATTGAACAGGAAAATGCCTGGCTTGGCATAGGCCTTATTTTTCTTGCCATGCTCGCCTGGGCTTACGGAAGTCTTTTTGTACAAGGCGCTGATTTTCCCAGGAATTATTTTGTAAATACCGGATACCAGATGTTTACTGGGGGAATTATGCTTGGCCTGATGAGCCTTGCTTTTGGGGAAGGGTGGAGCAATCCTCTAAACTGGCAGCCTTCAACCCATTGGGCCATGCTGCTTCTGATTATTTTTGGGAGCATTGTTGCCTTCACCTCTTTTAATTTTTTGCTCAAAAAAGTATCTCCCGAGAAAGTAGCAACTAACACCTATGTGAACCCTATAGTGGCCATGATTCTCGGGGCTTATTTTCTCGCGGAACCCATTACGACCCAGTCGATCATAGCGGCCTTTATTTTACTGACAGGGGTCTATTTTATCAACACCAAGAAAAAATTAGTTTTACTCGGCAGGTTCCGAAAATAA
- a CDS encoding DUF4251 domain-containing protein — MLIYRNICCFIFIITLVFSCGSVADKSASESSLKALNNLVTSRSVEIEADWAFPLMTQGITSVANSGLLLPGSNANRIDLMGNSNYLRIKGDSIDVSLPYFGERQIGGRYANSDVGIKVKGEAMEYQVEKEEKKNAYRIKFSLKDEIETLQFYVTLFPSGKASINVNSTHRSSIRYDGDAVPLLDD; from the coding sequence ATGTTGATTTATAGAAATATATGCTGTTTTATATTTATTATTACTTTAGTTTTTAGTTGTGGTTCTGTAGCCGATAAAAGTGCTTCAGAATCGTCTTTAAAGGCTCTTAATAATCTGGTGACAAGCAGGTCTGTCGAGATCGAAGCTGATTGGGCCTTTCCCTTGATGACACAGGGCATTACCAGCGTCGCTAATTCCGGATTGCTGTTGCCCGGCAGCAATGCCAACAGGATCGACCTGATGGGAAATTCGAATTACCTGAGGATAAAGGGAGATAGTATTGACGTATCATTGCCTTATTTTGGAGAACGACAGATCGGTGGGAGGTATGCCAATAGTGATGTGGGCATAAAAGTTAAAGGGGAAGCCATGGAATATCAAGTAGAAAAAGAGGAGAAAAAGAATGCCTATCGCATAAAATTTTCATTGAAGGATGAAATAGAAACCCTCCAATTTTATGTGACCCTGTTTCCAAGCGGGAAGGCGAGTATAAATGTAAATAGCACCCATCGGTCCTCCATCCGCTATGATGGAGATGCTGTTCCTCTCCTTGATGATTAA
- a CDS encoding lipopolysaccharide assembly protein LapA domain-containing protein: MKFKSFILIVFVILIVIFSVQNAEVTEVNFLIWKIAMSKVLVILGSFGIGVLVGILATIKKKISINKI; the protein is encoded by the coding sequence ATGAAGTTTAAGTCCTTCATCCTTATTGTTTTTGTTATCCTGATCGTTATTTTTTCCGTTCAGAACGCCGAAGTGACGGAAGTAAATTTTTTAATTTGGAAAATAGCGATGTCTAAGGTACTTGTTATCCTCGGCAGTTTTGGTATTGGAGTCCTGGTGGGGATTCTTGCTACTATTAAAAAGAAAATATCTATAAATAAAATATAA
- a CDS encoding GIN domain-containing protein translates to MKINTVAIILLFFSAQVVLVAQKKPKIQGNKEVIQVSREILGTFNAVEIDDGLEVNLNAGTKNGFIMDLDSNLADIVQFFVVDSVLRVYTTHNITSKKKLDIYLNVTYLEHLMLKNDARVISKDPIRASRFYLVGYNSSQFELGIEADDVTVTLHRNAGGKLDIISENTTIIMNDRTDLKANLETKNVRVTVNNSADLKLDGEADYAAFNLKKSSTLDARKMQVSSADLYTSNSADVYVNASKNLEVYAQGSSNVYVYGNPNVEIKGFTDKSKIIKR, encoded by the coding sequence ATGAAGATAAATACAGTAGCCATAATTTTGTTGTTTTTCTCAGCTCAGGTCGTTCTGGTAGCCCAAAAGAAACCCAAGATTCAGGGGAACAAAGAAGTCATTCAGGTGAGCAGGGAGATACTAGGGACTTTTAATGCGGTGGAGATTGATGACGGACTTGAGGTAAATCTCAATGCGGGAACAAAGAATGGCTTTATTATGGACCTCGACTCCAATCTGGCCGATATCGTCCAGTTTTTCGTTGTCGATAGCGTACTAAGGGTGTATACCACGCACAATATCACCAGCAAAAAGAAATTAGATATTTATCTGAACGTAACTTATCTGGAGCACCTAATGCTTAAGAATGACGCCAGGGTGATCTCAAAGGACCCCATAAGAGCGAGTCGGTTTTACCTGGTGGGCTACAACTCGAGCCAGTTTGAACTTGGCATTGAGGCAGATGATGTTACTGTGACCTTACACAGAAACGCAGGGGGTAAGCTCGATATCATTTCTGAGAATACCACTATCATTATGAACGACCGCACCGATTTAAAAGCAAATCTGGAAACTAAAAATGTAAGGGTAACCGTAAATAATTCTGCAGATCTGAAGTTGGATGGAGAAGCTGACTACGCCGCTTTTAACCTTAAGAAATCTTCCACGCTTGATGCTCGCAAAATGCAAGTGAGTTCAGCAGACCTTTATACTTCCAACAGTGCGGATGTTTACGTAAATGCCTCAAAGAATCTGGAAGTATATGCACAGGGGAGCAGTAATGTATATGTGTACGGCAACCCCAATGTGGAAATCAAAGGGTTTACCGACAAATCTAAAATTATTAAAAGGTAG
- a CDS encoding amino acid permease, which produces MDTNPSQLKKFGTFGGVFTPTLLTILGVIMYLRLGWVIGNAGLLGAWLIILISFAITLCTALSMSAITTNIRIGAGGAYAIVSQALGLEVGGSLGIPRYVSQGLAVTMYIFGFREGWLGIFPDHNPFLVDVLVFAILFGIAYVSANLAIKTQYIIMGIIVLSFISIIWAAYEGSMFQTNEEVLRFGSFQGSAENDFSGSDFWIVFAVFFPAATGIMAGANMSGELKNPKKSIPVGTLWAIGVSFVIYMALAYWLARSASEAELVSDYYVIVEKAAFGPLILAGILGATFSSALASIVGSSRILFAMGEHKVLPYSKFIAGQSANGQPRNAMIITGILIFATMLLRNLNAVAPLVTLFFLITYAMINIVVIIEQNLGLISYRPVFKIHRWVPWIGLITSVFAMFIINPSVSLLSVLIVFIVYWYLSRQNLETPFEDVRSGLFVSFAEWAAKHTWGMKKMQQRAWKPNLMVPVRDINGVKGIFEFLRNIAKPTGSIKLLGIEPYSEKSTLARQLAHLSESFIGKGVFSSWTVIHTAEFTKGINYASQALQGAFFRPNVIFLNLQEHDDYEKEVRPIIKESIRLETGVLLYVAHPTALLGERNMINVWLSDRQNNWSLGWDIGNLDLSLLIAYKLKTNWNARIRLITVISDPKEEENARNFLNSLINLARLPLTITEVFVGDFKNIAENAPSADLNIFGMEENLSFHFVKEMVYKTNSSCLFVKDSGHESILA; this is translated from the coding sequence ATGGATACCAACCCTTCACAACTAAAGAAATTCGGCACTTTCGGAGGTGTATTTACCCCTACCCTTCTTACGATCCTCGGGGTAATCATGTATTTAAGGCTTGGGTGGGTAATTGGCAACGCCGGCCTGCTGGGCGCCTGGCTTATCATCCTGATATCTTTTGCCATTACCCTCTGTACTGCCCTTTCCATGTCGGCCATTACCACCAACATCCGAATCGGGGCGGGAGGAGCATATGCCATAGTATCTCAGGCTCTCGGACTTGAAGTTGGTGGAAGTCTGGGGATTCCTCGTTACGTCTCCCAGGGTCTTGCCGTAACCATGTACATCTTCGGTTTTCGAGAAGGTTGGCTGGGTATATTTCCAGACCACAATCCCTTCCTTGTAGACGTCCTGGTTTTTGCTATCCTTTTTGGGATCGCCTATGTAAGTGCCAACCTGGCCATCAAAACACAATACATCATTATGGGAATCATAGTGCTTTCCTTTATTTCAATTATTTGGGCGGCCTATGAGGGATCCATGTTCCAAACCAATGAAGAGGTCCTCCGTTTTGGTTCTTTTCAGGGATCAGCAGAGAATGATTTTAGCGGAAGTGATTTTTGGATTGTTTTTGCCGTTTTTTTTCCGGCTGCCACTGGTATAATGGCCGGTGCTAACATGTCCGGGGAACTAAAAAACCCTAAAAAAAGTATTCCGGTGGGTACTTTGTGGGCCATTGGGGTAAGCTTTGTGATTTACATGGCTTTGGCCTATTGGCTGGCAAGAAGCGCCAGTGAAGCCGAACTGGTTTCAGATTATTACGTAATAGTTGAAAAAGCAGCCTTCGGCCCATTGATCCTCGCGGGAATCCTCGGTGCCACATTTTCTTCTGCCCTGGCATCCATTGTGGGTTCTTCAAGGATCTTATTTGCCATGGGCGAACACAAGGTCCTGCCCTACTCCAAGTTTATCGCGGGACAAAGTGCCAATGGCCAGCCCAGGAATGCCATGATCATTACCGGCATCCTCATCTTTGCCACCATGTTACTGCGCAATTTAAACGCTGTGGCCCCTTTGGTTACCCTTTTCTTTTTAATCACCTATGCCATGATCAATATTGTGGTCATTATTGAACAAAATCTTGGGCTTATCAGTTACCGGCCTGTTTTCAAGATCCATCGATGGGTTCCATGGATAGGTTTGATTACTTCTGTTTTTGCCATGTTTATCATCAATCCCTCAGTGAGCCTTCTCTCGGTATTGATCGTATTTATAGTCTACTGGTATCTGTCTCGTCAAAACCTGGAAACGCCTTTTGAAGATGTGAGATCAGGCCTTTTCGTCTCCTTTGCAGAGTGGGCCGCGAAACATACCTGGGGGATGAAAAAAATGCAGCAGCGGGCATGGAAACCCAACCTAATGGTCCCGGTACGAGATATCAATGGAGTTAAAGGTATTTTTGAATTTCTCAGGAATATTGCCAAACCCACGGGCTCCATAAAATTATTGGGAATTGAACCCTATTCTGAAAAAAGTACCCTGGCCAGGCAGCTGGCACACCTTTCCGAATCATTTATAGGTAAAGGAGTGTTCTCATCCTGGACGGTCATCCACACGGCAGAATTTACAAAAGGGATCAACTACGCGAGTCAGGCATTGCAAGGAGCCTTTTTTAGGCCCAATGTTATTTTTCTCAACTTACAGGAACACGACGATTATGAAAAAGAAGTAAGGCCCATCATCAAAGAATCTATTCGACTTGAAACGGGGGTATTGCTTTACGTAGCCCACCCAACAGCTCTGTTGGGCGAACGAAATATGATCAATGTCTGGCTCAGTGACCGCCAAAACAACTGGAGTTTAGGCTGGGATATTGGCAACCTCGATCTTTCGCTGCTGATTGCCTACAAACTCAAAACCAACTGGAATGCGCGGATACGATTGATCACGGTGATCAGCGATCCCAAGGAGGAAGAGAATGCGAGAAACTTTCTGAATTCCCTGATCAATCTGGCCCGACTACCGCTGACCATAACAGAGGTTTTTGTCGGCGACTTTAAAAATATCGCAGAGAACGCCCCATCCGCTGATTTGAATATTTTTGGTATGGAGGAAAACCTGAGTTTCCACTTCGTAAAAGAAATGGTGTATAAGACCAATAGCTCCTGCCTCTTTGTAAAAGACTCAGGACATGAAAGTATTTTGGCCTAG
- a CDS encoding BBE domain-containing protein gives MHLYPITGAAARVGAEDTPWAYRDAKYSGVIVGVDPDPRNAEKITKWCKDYWEGLHPHSSGGAYSNFMMNDEGQARVKASYKHNYDRLQKIKAKYDSGNLFRVNQNIVPAKAMV, from the coding sequence ATGCACCTTTACCCAATCACAGGAGCCGCTGCAAGAGTAGGGGCAGAAGATACGCCCTGGGCATACAGGGACGCTAAATATTCAGGGGTTATAGTTGGAGTGGATCCCGACCCCAGGAATGCAGAAAAGATCACTAAATGGTGCAAGGATTATTGGGAAGGATTGCATCCCCATTCCTCAGGAGGGGCGTATTCAAATTTTATGATGAATGACGAAGGGCAGGCCAGGGTAAAAGCCAGTTATAAACATAACTACGATCGCTTACAAAAAATCAAGGCAAAATACGACAGCGGAAACCTTTTTAGGGTAAACCAAAATATAGTGCCTGCAAAGGCGATGGTCTGA
- a CDS encoding nickel-binding protein yields MPIYMDRHDIPDEIKPEHVAKMHQEDLKVQHLYGCKGMTYWCDSERHTAFCLIEAPNKEAIQEMHNHAHGEFPHQIIEVDEHLVESFLGRIEDPKKGENDDLLIIDDPAFRVIMVLEASNFINRLEGKQLSIFTQKFHQSATKAFEKHEGSIVRENDKSYLVSFRSVSNAVLCALKIQTKFKYSYPKIDSEHKRLKIGICPGMPVTDKEGIFSEAVFLATQMCELMKDEIIITSSVKAIYENENRNAVIDTNSIRVLKPREEQFLLRLVEFCELHWNSSRFNLTEMSRALGNSVSQIYRKLKKLSGKAPSVFMREYRLHKALELIHKQQGNISEIAFETGFNSAGYFAKCFRDKYGILPSKYAQLV; encoded by the coding sequence ATGCCCATTTATATGGATCGTCATGATATTCCCGATGAGATCAAGCCGGAGCATGTAGCTAAAATGCATCAGGAAGACCTCAAGGTTCAGCATTTGTATGGATGTAAAGGGATGACCTATTGGTGTGATAGTGAGAGGCATACTGCCTTCTGCTTAATTGAAGCACCAAACAAAGAAGCCATTCAGGAAATGCACAACCACGCCCATGGTGAATTTCCCCACCAGATTATTGAGGTGGATGAACATCTTGTTGAGTCTTTTCTGGGGCGAATCGAAGATCCTAAAAAAGGGGAAAATGATGACCTTCTGATCATTGACGACCCTGCTTTTCGGGTGATCATGGTTTTGGAGGCATCCAATTTTATCAACAGACTCGAAGGCAAACAGCTTTCAATTTTTACCCAAAAATTCCATCAAAGCGCGACAAAAGCGTTCGAAAAACACGAAGGAAGTATCGTTAGGGAAAATGATAAATCCTATCTCGTGTCCTTCAGATCTGTATCCAACGCTGTACTATGCGCGTTAAAGATCCAGACAAAATTCAAATACAGCTATCCTAAAATTGATTCAGAACACAAAAGGTTAAAGATCGGAATTTGCCCCGGTATGCCCGTAACTGATAAGGAAGGGATTTTTTCTGAAGCCGTGTTCCTGGCCACACAAATGTGTGAACTGATGAAGGATGAAATCATCATTACCTCTTCCGTCAAAGCCATATACGAAAATGAGAATAGGAACGCTGTAATTGACACTAATTCCATAAGAGTTCTCAAACCAAGGGAAGAGCAATTTTTACTTCGATTAGTCGAATTTTGTGAATTACACTGGAACTCTTCCAGGTTTAACCTCACAGAGATGAGCAGAGCCTTGGGAAACAGCGTCTCCCAGATTTATCGAAAGCTTAAGAAATTAAGTGGTAAAGCTCCAAGTGTCTTTATGAGGGAGTACCGACTACACAAAGCTCTGGAACTGATACACAAGCAACAGGGCAACATCTCTGAAATTGCCTTTGAAACGGGCTTTAACAGTGCCGGATATTTTGCGAAATGCTTCCGTGACAAATACGGGATCTTACCTTCTAAATACGCCCAATTAGTATAA